Within candidate division KSB1 bacterium, the genomic segment TGCTATTTTCCTGGATTCTTTGGATCAGGACGCAGATCGTCTGGAGAGAATAAATCGGCTGTTGCGAGAACTGCCGGAGGAAAAGCGTGATGGCAGGCGATTAATTGAACTCTTTATCCTAAGACCGACAGTTGACCTGGGTAAATTGTCACTGCAATTCGAACCCAAATTACCACCCCTGTTTCGTTACTTGATGCGCAAACAAGGTTCCCGAAAAACCACCAGTCCCGATTGGTTGAGTATGGTTATGTTTCAAAAAGACTATCTTCACAACTTAATCGAATTGGGTGAAAAAGACGCCGAAGACAAGTTTTCGGAAATTGAGAGTTTCCTTTCATGAAATTTAGAACAAGACTTATTTCATAAAAATTGTGAAGCAATCAATTTATGAAAATATTTATTCAATCGTTCGTCTGATTCCCAGGGGTAAGGTTGCCACCTACGGTCAAATTGCTAATATTGTTAGCAGCTGCACTGCCAGGATGGTTGGATACGCAATGGCGGCGCTTCCCAGCAATTCAGATGTTCCCTGGCAGAGAGTACTCAACCATAAAGGTAAAACAAGTACGAGAGCAAGTGGAGATGGCGATATCATTCAACTAAAAGTATTGGAAACCGAAGGAATTCGTTTCGATGAGAATGAATCGATCAAGCTTGAACAGTACCGGTGGACCGGACCTGAAATGGTTCAATATCCTTAATTTAAGCTAATGTCTGAACAAAACTAGCATTTCTATCATTCCCGCATGTTTTCAGGTTGTGAGAAAATGATATTAGCCTTGATTTAAAATGGATTCTTTATGGATTCCA encodes:
- a CDS encoding MGMT family protein translates to MKQSIYENIYSIVRLIPRGKVATYGQIANIVSSCTARMVGYAMAALPSNSDVPWQRVLNHKGKTSTRASGDGDIIQLKVLETEGIRFDENESIKLEQYRWTGPEMVQYP